Proteins found in one Sorghum bicolor cultivar BTx623 chromosome 1, Sorghum_bicolor_NCBIv3, whole genome shotgun sequence genomic segment:
- the LOC8059811 gene encoding homeobox-leucine zipper protein HOX21, with the protein MRPMASNGMASSPSPFFPPNFLLQMQQTPSDHDPQEQQHHHHHHHHHEHHLPAPPLHPHHNPFLPSSQCPSLQDFRGMAPMLGKRPMYGADVVAGGGDEVNGCGGGGGANEDELSDDGSQAGEKKRRLNVEQVRTLEKNFELGNKLEPERKLQLARALGLQPRQVAIWFQNRRARWKTKQLEKDYDALKRQLDAVKADNDALLSHNKKLQAEILALKGGREAGSSELINLNKETEASCSNRSENSSEINLDISRTPPSEGPMDPPPPHQHPHQHHHAAGGGLIPFYPSVGGGRPAAAAGVDIDQLVLHTSITPKLEPLGNGAAVQAAETASFGNLLCGVDEPPPFWPWADHQHFH; encoded by the exons ATGAGGCCAATGGCCAGCAATGGCATGGCGTCCTCACCCTCGCCCTTCTTCCCTCCAAACTTCCTCCTCCAAATGCAGCAGACACCCTCCGATCATGACCCCCAAGAACAGCAacaccatcaccaccaccaccaccaccatgagCACCACCTCCCTGCTCCTCCCCTTCATCCTCACCACAACCCCTTCCTCCCGTCCTCTCAATGCCCCTCCCTGCAAGACTTCCGAG GTATGGCGCCAATGCTGGGGAAGCGTCCGATGTACGGCGCGGACGTCGTCGCCGGAGGAGGCGACGAGGTGaacggctgcggcggcggcggcggcgcgaacgAGGACGAGCTGTCGGACGACGGCTCCCAGGCCGGGGAGAAGAAGCGGCGGCTGAACGTGGAGCAGGTGCGGACGCTGGAGAAGAACTTCGAGCTCGGGAACAAGCTGGAGCCGGAGCGGAAGCTGCAGCTGGCGCGTGCCCTTGGCCTGCAGCCGCGGCAGGTGGCCATCTGGTTCCAGAACCGGCGCGCGCGGTGGAAGACGAAGCAGCTGGAGAAGGACTACGACGCGCTCAAGCGCCAGCTCGACGCCGTCAAGGCCGACAACGACGCCCTCCTCTCCCACAACAAGAAGCTCCAGGCCGAG ATACTGGCGCTGAAGGGAGGCAGGGAGGCAGGGTCGTCGGAGCTGATCAACCTCAACAAGGAGACGGAGGCGTCCTGCAGCAACCGCAGCGAGAACAGCTCCGAGATCAACCTCGACATCTCGCGCACGCCGCCGTCCGAGGGCCCCATGGACCCTCCGCCGCCGCACCAGCACCCGCACCAGCACCACCACGCCGCCGGTGGCGGCTTGATCCCTTTCTACCCTTCCGTcggcggcggccgccctgctgctgctgctggcgtgGACATCGACCAGCTCGTCCTGCACACCTCCATCACCCCAAAGCTGGAGCCGCTCGGCAACGGCGCCGCTGTCCAGGCCGCGGAAACCGCCAGCTTCGGCAACCTCCTGTGCGGCGTCGACGAGCCGCCGCCGTTCTGGCCGTGGGCCGACCACCAGCACTTCCATTGA
- the LOC8082115 gene encoding uncharacterized protein LOC8082115 produces the protein MPPPSTAAAVSSIIRPTPPPALSFHPIPLPQIRRSAGAASRLVAARAAASGARGEGDAETVFFDGGAHYGDLAANLLLGLTLLWLPLTLAAVSRAFILRYRFTSRRVTVVSGLSGADRTDFPYSSVTSVVVVPRFIGEWGDIVITLKDGTKVDLRSVPRFREVADYCLSMAAAEGSLVS, from the coding sequence ATGCCGCCGCCGTCCACCGCCGCGGCAGTCTCCTCCATTATCCGCCCGACGCCACCTCCAGCTCTCTCCTTCCACCCCATACCGCTCCCACAAATCAGGCGCTCAGCCGGCGCCGCTTCCCGGCTCGTCGCGGCGCGTGCCGCTGCCTCGGGGGCGCGCGGCGAAGGCGACGCCGAGACTGTGTTCTTCGATGGCGGCGCCCACTACGGCGACCTGGCGGCGAACCTGCTCCTGGGCCTGACCCTGCTGTGGCTGCCGCTGACGCTGGCCGCCGTGTCCCGCGCGTTCATCCTGCGGTACCGCTTCACCTCCCGGCGCGTGACGGTGGTGTCGGGGCTCTCCGGCGCCGACCGCACCGACTTCCCCTACTCGTCCGTGACGTCCGTGGTGGTCgtgccaagattcatcggcgaGTGGGGCGACATCGTCATCACGCTCAAGGACGGCACCAAGGTCGACCTCAGGAGCGTGCCCAGGTTCCGCGAGGTCGCCGACTACTGCctctccatggccgccgccgaggGCTCCCTCGTCAGCTAG